The DNA region GAGAAGACCCGCGGCTTCAACGCGATCACCTTCGCAGGCATGACGGTTTTCTCCTCCGGCATATCGATGCACGCCCTCGCCATCCTGATGCAGGCCATCCTCGGGATGAACTACCACGTCTGCATCGCCGTCTCCGGCCTGATCGTCCTCGTGTACATTTACACCGGCGGCCTCACCTCCGCGATCTACAACGAGGTCCTCCAGTTTTTTCTCATCGTGCTCGGCTTCCTCCCGCTCGTCATCCTCGGCCTTCAGGACATAGGCGGCTGGGACGGGCTGATGACTCAACTCGGCCTGTATTCGGAATCCAAGGGCATGCCGGGTGCCTGGTCGTCCTCATGGTCTCACATGGGCGACGCCAGCGCCAACCCGATGGGCGTGGAGTGGTTCGGCCTGGCCATGGGCCTCGGGTTCGTCCTCTCGTTTGGCTATTGGTGCACCGACTTCCTCGTCGTCCAGCGCGCCATGGCCGCGGAAAACATGAACGCCGCCCGGCGCACGCCGATCATCGCGGCAGTCCCCAAGATGCTCTTCCCCGCGCTCGTGATTCTGCCCGGCATGATCGCGGTCGCACTTGTGCAGAAGGGCGGCGAACTCAACCTGCCCATCACGCCGTCAGGTGAAACCGACTACAACATGGTGGTCCCCGCGTTAATCGCGAAATACTTCCCTAATGGCATGCTGGGCATCGGCCTGACCGCGCTCATGGCGTCGTTCATGTCGGGCATGGCGGGCAACGTCACCGCTTTCAACACGGTCTTCACGTACGATCTTTATCACAGCTATATCCACAAGAAGGCGAGCGATGCCGAGCTCCTCCGCGTCGGCCGCCTGACCACGGTCGTCGGTCTGCTTATCAGCGCCGCGTGCGCTTACGCCGCGAGGGAGTTCAACAACATCATGGACATGCTCCAGCTGGTGTTCGGCTTCGTGAACGCCCCGCTCTTCGGCGTGTTTCTTCTCGGCATGTTCTGGCGGCGCAGCACCGGCCACGGCGCGTTCTTCGGGCTGCTCATCGGCACGCTCACAGCGATGGGCTTTCACGGTCTCACGTTACCTGGCGCCGGGGTGGAGGCCGGCATCAAGGGCGGCTGGCTCGGCGCACAACACTTCTTCCGGAGTTCGATGGCGCAGAATTTCTGGATGGCGATCTTCGCCTTCGCCGCGTGCTTCCTCAGCACCATCGTCATCTCGCTCGCGACCAGACCCAACAAGACCGACGACGAACTGCGCGGCCTCGTTTATTCGCTCACCGAAAAACCGAAGGACGACGGCGCCGCGTGGTACGCGCGGCCGGTTACGCTCGGCGTCATCGTCCTGGCCTGCACCTTGGTCCTCAACGTCCTCTTCTGGTAACCCTCAGCGCCCTAACTCTCATGCAACTCGACGTCCGCCTCCCCATGGGCCTGCTATTCCTCATCCTCGGCGTGATCCTCACCGGGTACGGCTTTTTTTCAGACCCGGCGATCTACGCGACACACTCGCTCGGCCAGAACGTGAACATTCTTTGGGGCATCGTCTTCAGCCTTTTTGGCCTCTCGATGCTCTATCTCGTTAGCCGGAAAAAATCCTAGGCGTCAGCCCGTCCGGCTGCGTTGTTACCTTGGTCACTTCACCGGCACGAGCCGCACGATGCGGTCGGGGCCGTTCATGACAACGTAGAGCAATCCATCGGGGCCGCTCGCCACGTCGCGCAGCCGGGCGATGTCTTTCAACATCACCTCCTGGTGCGTCACTTGGTTGTTCTCGATCACCACGCGGCGCAGCTCCTGTTGCGCGAGCGCGGTGACGAAAAGATTGCCCGTCCATTTCGGAAATGCGCCACCTTCGTAGAAATCGATGCCGCACACCGCGATCGACGGCGTCCAGTGAATGACCGGCTGCTCCATGCCGGCACGCGCGGTTTCGCCCGTGATCGGCGTGCCGTTGTAATTCATGCCGTAGGTGATCACCGGCCAGCCGTAGTTGAGTCCCTTGGACACGATGTTGAGCTCGTCGCCGCCGCGCGGGCCATGCTCGGTTTCCCAGAGCACGCCGGTGCGCGGATCGAAGTCCAGGCCCTGAGGGTTGCGGTTGCCGAAGGTCCAGATCGAGCCGATCGCCCCGGGCTCGTTCACGAACGGATTATCCGCCGGGATGCGTCCGTCGTCATGGATGCGGTGGATCTTGCCGTTGGGTCGCTTGATGTCCTGCGCGTGTTCCTGCGTACCGCGCTCGCCATGGCTGAAATAGAGATAACCTTTTCCATCGAAGGCGATGCGGCAGCCGTAGTGAACGCCACCGGCGCGACGGTAGGTTTCGAGCGGCGCAGTCCAGATCGCCTCTTCGTCCGTCCAAGCGCCGTCGCGGATTTTTCCGCGCACGAGTTTGGTCATGGAAACGTTTTCACCCTGCGCGTTTTTCGCCGGGTGGCTGAATGCAAGGTAGATCCAGCCATTCTTCGCATAATCGGGATGCGTCGCGACTTCGAGCAGGCCGCCCTGCCCGCCCGAGTTAACCTCCGGAGTGCCCGCCACCGGAGCGCTGAGGAGTTTCCCGTTTTCAACGATTCGCAGCGTGCCAGGTTTTTCGGTGATGAGCATCCGACCGTCGGGCAGCCACGCGAGCGACCACGGTTCGCGCAGGCCGTCGGCGACCGTTTCGAGAGTGAATGTGTGTTGCTCGCTCTTGATTACCGCATCGCTGGATGGCTGGGCAACTGAAGTGCGGCTGCGTTGATAATCGATGCGTTGCTCCCGGATGAAAACGACCAGCGCGCGAATCTCCGCATCGGAAAACGCGCCGCCAAACGCCGGCATCCCCGCCTCCGCCGTGCCCTCACGGATGATACGCGTGAGCGTCGCGTCGTCGCCACCGTAGCGCCACACATCATCCAACATGCTTGGCGATGTGCCGCCCTGAAGTTTTGCGCCGTGGCAGCTCGCGCAGAACTGGGCGTAGAGTCCGCTGGCCTCCCGCTTCTGGGCGAAAGCCGCAGGCGCGAGCAGCGTTGAGGTCAGGGCAAGCAAAAGGCCGTGGCGGAAAACGTTCATAGATCAGGTCGTTGTCTGCTGCGGACGAAAGCCGGGGGCGTGCCGACGGCAAACGCGGTGAAGTCTTTCTGTACGAATCGCCTCATCGCCAGCGACCCTCCCCTGAAAACGAAAAGCCGGGCCGCTCCTTTCGGAACGCGCCCGGCTTCAAATCACCTCTATGCGGCTGGCTTAGAAACTGCCCTTCACACCGAGCGTGAAGCGTGCGCCGAACTGGCCGTGGCGTTGAATCCAGGCACGTTGCTCAACGAACTGCACGGACTCTTCATCAAACACATTGCTCACGTTGAAGAAGATCGTGGCGCTGCGGTGCAGCTTGTAGTCCATGTTCAGGTCCACCTGCTTGCGGGCGGCGGTGTACTGGACGCGGTTGCTGCCGTTGCCGCCGTTTGGAAGCGTCGGCGTGATCACGCCCGTGTTGCTCACGGTGACTCCGGTGATCGCGCGGATGCTCTGATCGCGCCAGTTGAATTTCACCTGCGTGCTGAAGCGCTTCCACTTCCAGCTCACACCTGCATTAGACGCCCATTCGGCGATGCCGTCTTCCGCGGTGAGACTGAAGAGACGCACATCCTTCGGCTTGATGTAGGTGACGTTGGCGAAGACGCCGAGTCCGCGGAGCGCGCCCGGGAGGAAGGAGAGTTGCTGCGAGTAATCCGCCTCCAGGCCCCACACGGAGCTGTCACCGCCGTTGACGTTTTGCGCGATGAAGGCCCCGTTGACGGCTGTGGCATCGTAGCCGAGCTGGGCGATGGCTTCGGGAATGTTGCTGGGATCGATGGGGCTGGTGGTCTGGAGCTGGATATCCGTGATTTCCTTACGAAACGCGCCAAGCGAGATCACGCCGACGGGCTCGAAGTAATACTCCACGCGCACGTCGAAGTTATGCGCCGTCTCAGGCTTCAAGGTGGCGTTGCTCACCGTGAAGGTCGGCGGGATGCTGTCGTTCACGCTGATGCCACCGGCCACATTGCCGAAGTCGGGACGCAGGATGGAGGCGAAATACGCGCCACGGATGACGAAGTCGCGGCTGGGCTCATAGCGCACCTGCATAGACGGGAAGAAATTGTCGTATGATTTCTCCTTGGTAATCCGCTGGCCGTAACGCGCCTGAATGTAGCCGGGGGCGTTGGTGTTGGTCGTGCCGGAGATCGTGACGGCGCGCGCCCCGCCGATGTCGTCAAACGCGCGACCCTCGGTCGTGGTTTTTTCGTAACGCACGCCAGCGAGAACTTGCAGCTCCTTGTTCACCTCGACCGTTGCCATCGCGTAGCCGGAATAGATCTGCTCCTTGATGTCCCACATGCTCTGGAGCTTGTTGCGGAGATTGTTTCCCACGTTCGCGTTGAACGGCTGCTGCGCAGTGGTCGTCGTGAGAAACGGATCGGTGTTATAGGAGCGGAAGAGATCGTAGAGTTTCCACTTGTCCGGCGATGGAGCGGGACCGACCACGCCGTTCACATCGACGATGGATTCACCTTTTTGGAAATCGGGGATGTAGGGGTCGCGGTAGTTGCCGAGGTTGATGCCGCCTGCGGCTGGGTTCGCGTTGAGTGCCCAGGAGGGATTGAAGTTCTCAATGTCACGGACTTCGAGGCGGCTGTCCGCGCCGACTTTGAACGTGGTCGGCAGCGACCAGTGGTCGAACTTGATCTTGAGATCGCCGCGGGCGGTCCAAACCTGGTCCTTTGAGTTGCGCTCCTCGGCATTCACCGACGCGCCGCTATTATAGTTGGAGAGATCGAGGAGACTGGCGTTGTTGCTGGCCGTCGCGCCCGAGCCGGTCGCGATCTGGCGGATCTGGATGCCCGTCTCGGTGGGCAACGAGTAATTCCAACTCACGCCGTTCATGCGGGCTTGGACTTGGGAAAGGAAACCTTCTGCGACGGAGTCATACCAGTTGCGCGCATTCGAGTAAGACAGCGAGCCGTCGAACTCCAGGTTGCCCAACTTCCAATTCATCGACGGACTGATGCTGAACGTCGCGCCGTATTTGCGGAGGTTGCTGCCCTGAACCGTGGCGGTGGAGTTGGTGGCCGTTGCCGAGGTGGACGTGCTCGTCGCCGAGGTCGCCGTGCGATTGGTGAGCCCGGCTCCCGTGCCGGTGAGATTTCCGGTCGTCGTGTCGTAGGCCACGTTGCTGGTGTTCGCGGTCATCACCCAGTTGCGGTTATGAAACGGCGCATCGTAGGTGTTGTAGCTGCTGCGGAGTGAGAGCGTGAGATCGTCGCTGGCCTTGTAGTCGAGATTGACCACCACCGAGTCGCGCCAGGTCGGCTTGAGCCCGTCTTGCATGTTGAAGCTCGTGATGACCGGGAGCTCTTCCTGGTTGTTGTTCGCATTCCGGTCGAACTGGTAGGTCGGAATAAAGATCTTCTGCTCCACATAGGAACCGGAGTGGCTGACGCCGGCGACGACGCCGAGACGTCCGCCCAGGAATGTATCCGAAAACTCCACGTTACCACCGGGCTGCCACTTGTAATGCTCGCGGTTGTCCCAGCCCATGGTGCGGCCGGCGTCGAGCGTGTACTCGTTGATGTTGAAATTGGCGTTATACTTTATCTGGCGGCCCTTCTGGCTGAAGGCGCTTTTGCTTTTGACGTTGATGCTGCCAGTGAGACCGGCAGCGGGCATGTCGGCCGTGGGGCTCTTGTTGACCTCGACGGTCTCGAGTGT from Nibricoccus aquaticus includes:
- a CDS encoding sodium:solute symporter family protein, whose amino-acid sequence is MNALFASVGGSVTSSASNILLELAPVDYLVLAVYFAFVIGIGWVLRSHQKTSSDYFESGRSLPAWICALGFIGANLGAQEVMGMAASGAKYGISTSHFYWIGAIPAMVFVGIFMMPFYYGSKARSVPEYLKLRFDEKTRGFNAITFAGMTVFSSGISMHALAILMQAILGMNYHVCIAVSGLIVLVYIYTGGLTSAIYNEVLQFFLIVLGFLPLVILGLQDIGGWDGLMTQLGLYSESKGMPGAWSSSWSHMGDASANPMGVEWFGLAMGLGFVLSFGYWCTDFLVVQRAMAAENMNAARRTPIIAAVPKMLFPALVILPGMIAVALVQKGGELNLPITPSGETDYNMVVPALIAKYFPNGMLGIGLTALMASFMSGMAGNVTAFNTVFTYDLYHSYIHKKASDAELLRVGRLTTVVGLLISAACAYAAREFNNIMDMLQLVFGFVNAPLFGVFLLGMFWRRSTGHGAFFGLLIGTLTAMGFHGLTLPGAGVEAGIKGGWLGAQHFFRSSMAQNFWMAIFAFAACFLSTIVISLATRPNKTDDELRGLVYSLTEKPKDDGAAWYARPVTLGVIVLACTLVLNVLFW
- a CDS encoding PQQ-dependent sugar dehydrogenase codes for the protein MNVFRHGLLLALTSTLLAPAAFAQKREASGLYAQFCASCHGAKLQGGTSPSMLDDVWRYGGDDATLTRIIREGTAEAGMPAFGGAFSDAEIRALVVFIREQRIDYQRSRTSVAQPSSDAVIKSEQHTFTLETVADGLREPWSLAWLPDGRMLITEKPGTLRIVENGKLLSAPVAGTPEVNSGGQGGLLEVATHPDYAKNGWIYLAFSHPAKNAQGENVSMTKLVRGKIRDGAWTDEEAIWTAPLETYRRAGGVHYGCRIAFDGKGYLYFSHGERGTQEHAQDIKRPNGKIHRIHDDGRIPADNPFVNEPGAIGSIWTFGNRNPQGLDFDPRTGVLWETEHGPRGGDELNIVSKGLNYGWPVITYGMNYNGTPITGETARAGMEQPVIHWTPSIAVCGIDFYEGGAFPKWTGNLFVTALAQQELRRVVIENNQVTHQEVMLKDIARLRDVASGPDGLLYVVMNGPDRIVRLVPVK
- a CDS encoding TonB-dependent receptor gives rise to the protein MSLIAALAASIAEAGTISGRVLNSSTGQYLKNAQVELVGSDRTTVTRDGGYFTFSDVAAGEAKVAVNYTGLDRLEQSVTVPETGTVNPELALTSKDYGSETIELAAFTVGAQREGNAKAIVEQKQALNIKTVIASDAFGDVTEGNVGEFLKLLPGISVDYVEADVRTVRVRGLSPKYANVTLDGNPLANAASSNIATGRQFEFEQVSLATLETVEVNKSPTADMPAAGLTGSINVKSKSAFSQKGRQIKYNANFNINEYTLDAGRTMGWDNREHYKWQPGGNVEFSDTFLGGRLGVVAGVSHSGSYVEQKIFIPTYQFDRNANNNQEELPVITSFNMQDGLKPTWRDSVVVNLDYKASDDLTLSLRSSYNTYDAPFHNRNWVMTANTSNVAYDTTTGNLTGTGAGLTNRTATSATSTSTSATATNSTATVQGSNLRKYGATFSISPSMNWKLGNLEFDGSLSYSNARNWYDSVAEGFLSQVQARMNGVSWNYSLPTETGIQIRQIATGSGATASNNASLLDLSNYNSGASVNAEERNSKDQVWTARGDLKIKFDHWSLPTTFKVGADSRLEVRDIENFNPSWALNANPAAGGINLGNYRDPYIPDFQKGESIVDVNGVVGPAPSPDKWKLYDLFRSYNTDPFLTTTTAQQPFNANVGNNLRNKLQSMWDIKEQIYSGYAMATVEVNKELQVLAGVRYEKTTTEGRAFDDIGGARAVTISGTTNTNAPGYIQARYGQRITKEKSYDNFFPSMQVRYEPSRDFVIRGAYFASILRPDFGNVAGGISVNDSIPPTFTVSNATLKPETAHNFDVRVEYYFEPVGVISLGAFRKEITDIQLQTTSPIDPSNIPEAIAQLGYDATAVNGAFIAQNVNGGDSSVWGLEADYSQQLSFLPGALRGLGVFANVTYIKPKDVRLFSLTAEDGIAEWASNAGVSWKWKRFSTQVKFNWRDQSIRAITGVTVSNTGVITPTLPNGGNGSNRVQYTAARKQVDLNMDYKLHRSATIFFNVSNVFDEESVQFVEQRAWIQRHGQFGARFTLGVKGSF